From Amycolatopsis sp. YIM 10, the proteins below share one genomic window:
- a CDS encoding GGDEF domain-containing protein — MTNSGFLDEVEGERTQPGWWPFGVLAIARWRLWGLPDRFLVGYVLAVDLTALTGAAVAFHALPVPARDWRPFWILLACCLVYVEVSRSIERSRADFLDGPHIDLNSVWMFAAALLLHPGLAAVVIAVSFAYRWLRVRHRPVYRQTFSAAASMVSAFLANLVPFAPQEFAIFGAALLYGLSNTALITFAVHRSRPGTTLREAMFSPADYALEASTIALGVLLAWALVDWPPVLVLIMGVTLVLHRSTLVQQFRDQAGADGKTGLLNASKWTEVATAELARGRRRGLPASVLMLDLDHFKVVNDRHGHLTGDQVLLAVAAALRAEVRSEDVLGRFGGEEFVILLPGTNRFDAVTIAERIRHRVGQLLVSVPGGEIGVTVSIGVAAQPRDGQALDTLLAAADRALYVAKEAGRDRVRTMP; from the coding sequence GTGACGAACAGTGGTTTCCTTGACGAGGTGGAGGGGGAGCGGACCCAGCCCGGCTGGTGGCCGTTCGGGGTGCTCGCGATCGCCCGCTGGCGGCTGTGGGGGTTGCCCGACCGGTTTCTCGTCGGCTACGTACTCGCGGTCGACCTGACCGCGCTGACCGGCGCGGCGGTGGCGTTCCACGCGCTGCCGGTGCCGGCGCGCGACTGGCGTCCGTTCTGGATCCTGCTCGCGTGCTGCCTGGTCTACGTCGAGGTCTCGCGCTCGATCGAGCGCAGCCGCGCCGACTTCCTCGACGGGCCCCACATCGACCTCAACTCGGTCTGGATGTTCGCCGCCGCCCTGCTGCTGCACCCCGGGCTCGCAGCGGTGGTCATCGCGGTCTCGTTCGCCTACCGCTGGCTGCGCGTGCGCCACCGGCCGGTCTACCGGCAGACCTTCAGCGCCGCCGCCTCGATGGTGTCGGCCTTCCTGGCGAACCTGGTGCCGTTCGCACCACAGGAGTTCGCGATCTTCGGCGCCGCGCTGCTCTACGGGCTGAGCAACACCGCGCTGATCACCTTCGCGGTCCACCGCAGCAGGCCGGGCACCACGCTGCGCGAGGCGATGTTCTCCCCGGCGGACTACGCGCTCGAAGCCTCCACCATCGCGCTCGGTGTGCTGCTGGCCTGGGCACTGGTGGACTGGCCGCCGGTGCTGGTGCTGATCATGGGCGTGACCCTGGTACTGCACCGCAGCACACTCGTGCAGCAGTTCCGCGACCAGGCGGGCGCGGACGGGAAGACCGGCCTGCTCAACGCGTCGAAGTGGACCGAGGTGGCCACCGCGGAACTGGCCCGCGGGCGGCGGCGCGGCCTGCCCGCCAGTGTGCTGATGCTGGACCTCGACCACTTCAAGGTGGTCAACGACCGGCACGGGCACCTCACCGGCGACCAGGTGCTGCTCGCCGTGGCCGCCGCCCTGCGCGCGGAGGTGCGCAGCGAGGACGTGCTCGGCCGATTCGGTGGCGAGGAGTTCGTGATCCTGCTGCCCGGCACGAACCGGTTCGACGCGGTGACCATCGCCGAGCGCATCCGGCACCGGGTGGGTCAGCTGCTGGTTTCCGTGCCGGGCGGGGAAATCGGCGTCACCGTCTCGATCGGCGTGGCCGCGCAGCCCCGGGACGGCCAGGCGCTGGACACATTGCTGGCCGCCGCGGACCGCGCCCTCTACGTCGCCAAGGAAGCCGGGCGGGACCGCGTGCGCACGATGCCGTGA
- a CDS encoding isopenicillin N synthase family oxygenase, whose amino-acid sequence MGAVPLVDLHPWFHGDAADRAAVARRVDDALQDSGFLLITGHGVASELRAETRRLAREFFALPPSVKQRYAVTVGGRGWLPPGVEANGYAEGTETPPDLKESFSVGADSGVGDPAVDSFWFQRNVFPAEVAGLERTVTAYLAEMRRVSDELLTLFAVALDLDPAHFTAHTGHPTYTMNINWYPPLTAVGQPEPGQFRIGPHTDFGTVTVLDRQAGVGGLQVCTADGRWEDAPFDPAAFTVNIGDLMARWTGDRWRSTRHRVLPPAADAPDEDLVSLIFFYETDHDARITSLAPPLGRTTYPEVVASAYLKEKLDAITMTP is encoded by the coding sequence ATGGGTGCCGTGCCGCTGGTCGACCTCCATCCGTGGTTCCACGGCGACGCGGCCGATCGCGCCGCCGTGGCACGCCGCGTCGACGACGCGTTGCAGGACTCAGGTTTCCTGCTGATCACCGGGCACGGCGTGGCATCGGAGCTGCGCGCGGAGACCCGGCGGCTGGCACGGGAGTTCTTCGCCCTGCCGCCGTCGGTCAAGCAGCGGTACGCGGTGACCGTCGGCGGCCGCGGCTGGCTGCCGCCCGGGGTGGAGGCGAACGGGTACGCCGAGGGCACCGAGACCCCGCCGGATCTCAAGGAGTCCTTTTCGGTCGGTGCGGATTCCGGTGTCGGTGATCCGGCGGTCGACTCGTTCTGGTTCCAGCGCAACGTCTTCCCGGCCGAGGTGGCCGGTCTGGAAAGGACGGTGACGGCGTACCTGGCCGAGATGCGGCGGGTTTCCGACGAACTGCTCACGCTGTTCGCCGTCGCGCTCGATCTCGATCCGGCGCATTTCACCGCGCACACCGGGCATCCGACGTACACCATGAACATCAACTGGTACCCGCCGCTGACCGCGGTGGGCCAGCCGGAGCCGGGCCAGTTCCGCATCGGCCCGCACACCGACTTCGGCACGGTGACCGTGCTGGACCGGCAGGCCGGTGTCGGCGGCCTCCAGGTGTGCACCGCCGACGGGCGCTGGGAGGACGCGCCGTTCGACCCGGCGGCGTTCACCGTGAACATCGGCGACCTGATGGCCCGCTGGACCGGCGATCGCTGGCGGTCCACCCGGCATCGTGTCCTGCCCCCGGCCGCCGACGCCCCCGACGAGGACCTGGTCTCCCTGATCTTCTTCTACGAAACCGACCACGACGCGCGCATCACGTCGCTGGCCCCGCCGCTGGGCCGGACCACCTACCCCGAAGTGGTCGCTTCCGCCTATCTGAAGGAAAAACTGGACGCCATCACCATGACGCCGTGA
- a CDS encoding nucleoside deaminase, which yields MDDRSMLAIAREEARLGKAEGGVPIGAALFSADGELLGRGHNRRVQDGDPSMHAETSAFRAAGRRPHYRDTIMVTTLSPCWYCSGLVRQFGIGRVVIGEAETFHGGHDWLAEHGVAISVLGDQECVALMREFIAARPELWFEDIGEVSGKD from the coding sequence ATGGACGACCGGAGCATGCTGGCCATCGCCCGTGAGGAAGCCCGCCTGGGCAAGGCGGAGGGCGGAGTGCCGATCGGGGCGGCGTTGTTCAGCGCGGACGGGGAGCTGCTCGGCCGCGGGCACAACCGGCGCGTGCAGGACGGTGACCCGTCAATGCACGCCGAAACCTCGGCGTTCCGCGCCGCCGGGCGCCGCCCGCACTACCGCGACACGATCATGGTGACCACGCTTTCCCCGTGCTGGTACTGCTCGGGGCTGGTGCGCCAGTTCGGCATCGGCCGGGTGGTGATCGGCGAGGCGGAGACCTTCCACGGCGGGCACGACTGGCTCGCCGAGCACGGGGTGGCGATCAGCGTGCTCGGCGACCAGGAGTGCGTGGCGCTGATGCGGGAGTTCATCGCGGCGCGGCCGGAGCTGTGGTTCGAAGACATCGGCGAAGTGTCCGGAAAGGACTGA
- a CDS encoding epoxide hydrolase family protein yields the protein MSEEIKPFRVDFPESALEDLKARLAQTRWPDELPGVGWAQGVPVGYLRELAEYWRTGYDWRAAEKELNGYPQFTTRIDGQQVHFLHVRSASPEATPLLLTHGWPGSIVEFLDLIDLLTGEFHLVIPSLPGFGLSGPTTESGWTSPRIARAWVELMDRLGYRRFGVQGGDTGAIVSPEIARLVPDRVIGVHCNGLTAFTPVDPGADLTEAEQARVARLAYLEHEQSGYAMIQISRPQTLAFGLTDSPAGQLAWIVEKFHEWTDPAAELPETAVDRDRLLTNVMLYWLTGTAASSSRLYYETAHAGAWGAAEKSPVPTGVAVFPHDVSIRRTVELEHTVTHWAEYDRGGHFAAMEAPDLLAADIREFFRSLQ from the coding sequence ATGAGCGAAGAGATCAAGCCCTTCCGCGTCGACTTCCCCGAATCCGCCCTCGAAGACCTCAAGGCCCGGCTCGCGCAGACGCGCTGGCCCGACGAACTGCCCGGCGTGGGCTGGGCGCAGGGCGTGCCGGTGGGTTACCTGCGCGAACTGGCCGAGTACTGGCGCACCGGCTACGACTGGCGGGCGGCGGAGAAGGAACTCAACGGGTACCCGCAGTTCACCACGCGGATCGACGGGCAGCAGGTGCACTTCCTGCACGTCCGGTCGGCCTCACCGGAGGCGACCCCGCTGCTGCTCACCCACGGCTGGCCCGGCTCGATCGTCGAGTTCCTCGACCTGATCGACCTGCTGACCGGCGAATTCCACCTGGTCATCCCGTCGCTGCCGGGCTTCGGGCTGTCCGGGCCGACCACCGAAAGCGGCTGGACCTCACCGCGGATCGCCCGCGCGTGGGTCGAGCTGATGGACCGGCTGGGTTACCGGCGGTTCGGGGTGCAGGGCGGGGACACCGGCGCGATCGTGTCGCCGGAGATCGCCCGGCTGGTGCCCGATCGGGTCATCGGCGTGCACTGCAACGGCCTCACCGCGTTCACCCCGGTCGACCCCGGCGCGGACCTCACCGAAGCCGAGCAGGCCAGGGTCGCGCGGCTGGCGTACCTCGAGCACGAGCAGTCCGGGTACGCGATGATCCAGATCAGCAGGCCGCAGACGCTGGCGTTCGGGCTCACCGACTCCCCCGCCGGCCAGCTCGCCTGGATCGTGGAGAAGTTCCACGAGTGGACCGATCCGGCGGCGGAACTGCCGGAGACCGCGGTCGACCGCGACCGGCTGCTGACCAACGTGATGCTCTACTGGCTGACCGGCACCGCCGCGTCCTCGTCGCGGCTGTACTACGAGACCGCGCACGCCGGGGCCTGGGGCGCGGCGGAGAAGTCGCCGGTGCCGACCGGGGTCGCGGTGTTCCCGCACGACGTGTCGATCCGGCGGACCGTGGAACTGGAGCACACCGTGACGCACTGGGCCGAATACGACCGCGGCGGGCACTTCGCCGCGATGGAGGCGCCGGACCTGCTGGCCGCGGATATCCGGGAGTTCTTCCGTTCACTGCAATAA
- a CDS encoding YafY family protein, which translates to MRTSARLLRLLGLLQLHREWAGADLAARLEVDVRTVRRDVDRLRDLGYPVHSTPGVAGGYRLGAGAALPPLLLDDEEAVAVAVSLSTAAGGTVTGIEETSVRALMKLEQVLPARLRHRVDSLRSVTLPLGGGVSAVDPARLTVIAAACRDTEKLRFAYAAGDGTATERRVEPLKLACTGRRWYLLAWDVDKAAWRTFRVDRITDEPRIAGRFTPREPPAADLGAYLTRQLSSAPYRYQCRVKLHAPASRIAELVGASIGEVEPIDEHTCRLHAGGSRIDEIPFYLARFGCDFEVEDPPELAAHVRELAARFGRAG; encoded by the coding sequence GTGCGAACTTCCGCGAGACTGCTCCGCCTGCTCGGGTTGCTGCAGTTGCACCGCGAGTGGGCGGGCGCCGATCTGGCCGCCCGCCTGGAGGTCGACGTGCGGACCGTGCGCCGCGACGTGGATCGCCTGCGGGACCTGGGTTATCCGGTGCATTCCACGCCAGGTGTCGCGGGCGGGTACCGGCTCGGCGCCGGGGCGGCGTTGCCGCCGTTGCTGCTGGACGACGAGGAGGCCGTCGCCGTCGCGGTCAGCCTGAGCACCGCGGCGGGCGGCACGGTGACCGGCATCGAGGAGACCTCGGTGCGCGCGCTGATGAAGCTCGAACAGGTGCTGCCCGCCCGGCTGCGCCACCGCGTCGACTCGCTCCGCTCGGTGACGCTGCCGCTCGGCGGCGGGGTGTCCGCGGTGGACCCGGCCAGGCTGACCGTGATCGCCGCCGCCTGCCGGGACACCGAAAAGCTGCGGTTCGCCTACGCCGCCGGGGACGGCACGGCCACCGAACGCCGGGTCGAGCCGCTGAAGCTCGCCTGCACCGGCCGCCGCTGGTACCTGCTCGCGTGGGACGTCGACAAAGCGGCGTGGCGGACGTTCCGGGTCGACCGGATCACCGACGAACCCCGGATCGCGGGCCGGTTCACCCCGCGCGAGCCGCCCGCGGCGGACCTGGGCGCCTACCTCACGCGGCAGCTCTCCAGCGCGCCCTACCGGTACCAGTGCCGGGTGAAGCTGCACGCGCCCGCGAGCCGCATCGCCGAACTTGTCGGGGCGTCGATCGGCGAGGTCGAGCCGATCGACGAGCACACCTGCCGCCTGCACGCCGGGGGCTCGCGGATCGACGAAATCCCGTTCTACCTGGCCCGGTTCGGCTGCGACTTCGAGGTGGAGGACCCGCCGGAGCTGGCCGCGCACGTGCGCGAGCTGGCCGCGCGGTTCGGCCGGGCTGGCTGA
- a CDS encoding TetR/AcrR family transcriptional regulator: MSEPSGAVSAELSTELWPDVHPDAARRLMLAGVESFARRGFHATTTRDIAGRAGMSPAALYVHFPSKAALLFAISKYGHEQTLHLVERVVARPESATAKMTALVEDFVAWHARRHTVARVVQYELQALPEAEYEEVGRLRRRIEQLVRELIAEGVAAGEFTVPEPRTAARAVLSLGVDVARWYSDRMRKSPTALGREYAGLVLNMLGAKTG, translated from the coding sequence ATGAGCGAGCCGAGCGGCGCGGTTTCGGCCGAGTTGTCGACCGAACTGTGGCCCGACGTGCACCCCGACGCGGCCAGGCGGCTGATGCTGGCCGGGGTCGAGTCCTTCGCCCGTCGCGGGTTCCACGCCACCACCACGCGCGACATCGCCGGCCGTGCCGGGATGAGCCCGGCCGCGTTGTACGTGCACTTCCCGTCGAAGGCCGCGCTGCTGTTCGCGATCAGCAAGTACGGCCACGAGCAGACGCTGCACCTGGTCGAGCGCGTGGTCGCCCGGCCGGAATCGGCGACGGCCAAGATGACCGCGCTGGTGGAGGACTTCGTGGCCTGGCACGCGCGACGGCACACCGTGGCCAGGGTGGTGCAGTACGAACTGCAGGCGCTGCCCGAGGCCGAGTACGAGGAGGTCGGACGGCTTCGGCGGCGGATCGAGCAGCTGGTCCGCGAGCTGATCGCCGAGGGCGTGGCCGCGGGTGAGTTCACCGTGCCGGAACCGCGCACGGCCGCCAGGGCGGTGCTGTCCCTCGGCGTCGACGTGGCGCGCTGGTACAGCGACCGCATGCGCAAGTCACCGACGGCACTGGGCCGGGAGTACGCCGGGCTGGTGCTCAACATGCTGGGCGCCAAGACCGGCTGA
- a CDS encoding SDR family oxidoreductase, translating into MNSLKDRVAIVTGASRGIGLGIARTLVERGAKVCITARKPEPLAEAVAELGGPDHAIAVPGKADDPEHQAEAIAKAVETFGSLDMLVNNTGINPVYGPALDVDPEAAAKIFAVNVLAPLAWTRRARDAWMGEHGGSVVNVASVAGLGASPGIGMYGVSKAALIRLTVELGHELGPGIRVNAVAPAVVKTKFATALYEGKEAEVSAEYPMKRLGLPEDIAGAVAFLLSDEAGWITGQTMVLDGGRTLGGGL; encoded by the coding sequence GTGAACTCGTTGAAGGACCGCGTCGCGATCGTCACCGGCGCGAGCCGCGGCATCGGCCTCGGCATCGCGCGCACCCTCGTCGAGCGCGGCGCCAAGGTCTGCATCACCGCGCGCAAGCCGGAACCGCTGGCCGAGGCGGTCGCCGAACTCGGCGGCCCGGACCACGCCATCGCCGTGCCAGGCAAGGCCGACGACCCGGAGCACCAGGCCGAGGCGATCGCCAAGGCGGTCGAGACCTTCGGCAGCCTGGACATGCTGGTGAACAACACCGGCATCAACCCGGTCTACGGGCCGGCGCTGGACGTCGATCCCGAGGCGGCGGCGAAGATCTTCGCGGTCAACGTGCTCGCGCCGCTGGCCTGGACCCGCCGGGCGCGCGACGCCTGGATGGGCGAGCACGGCGGTTCGGTGGTCAACGTCGCTTCGGTGGCCGGGCTGGGTGCCTCGCCGGGCATCGGCATGTACGGCGTCAGCAAGGCCGCGCTGATCCGGCTGACCGTGGAGCTGGGGCACGAGCTGGGACCGGGCATCCGGGTCAACGCGGTCGCCCCGGCCGTGGTCAAGACCAAGTTCGCCACCGCGCTGTACGAGGGCAAGGAGGCCGAGGTCTCGGCCGAGTACCCGATGAAGCGCCTCGGGCTGCCCGAGGACATCGCGGGCGCGGTCGCCTTCCTGCTCTCCGACGAGGCGGGCTGGATCACCGGGCAGACGATGGTGCTCGACGGTGGCCGCACGCTGGGCGGTGGCCTGTGA
- a CDS encoding SDR family oxidoreductase: MSEELKDAGIVVTGGGAGIGAAMARRFHAEGARVVVADLDGDAAAAVAEEIGGTAVAGDAAGVDGVERLLARAREVLGEIDVFCANAGIAPLGGADSPEEVWARTWDVNVMAHVRAANALLPSWLERGRGRFVATVSAAGILTSLGSAPYSVTKHGALAFAEWLSATYRHRGIDVHAVCPQGVRTNMLASTGKGGQLLMGASAIEPEQVVDALLEAIGEKRFLVLPHPEVADYYAARATQTDRWLGGMNKLQRKVEALGE; the protein is encoded by the coding sequence GTGAGCGAGGAGCTGAAGGACGCCGGGATCGTCGTCACCGGTGGTGGCGCGGGCATCGGCGCCGCGATGGCGCGCCGGTTCCACGCCGAGGGCGCCCGCGTGGTGGTGGCCGATCTCGATGGGGACGCGGCCGCCGCGGTGGCCGAAGAGATCGGCGGCACCGCGGTCGCCGGGGACGCCGCCGGGGTGGACGGGGTCGAACGGTTGCTCGCCCGCGCGCGTGAGGTGCTCGGGGAAATCGACGTCTTCTGCGCCAACGCCGGGATCGCGCCGCTGGGCGGGGCGGACAGCCCGGAAGAAGTGTGGGCGCGCACCTGGGACGTCAACGTGATGGCCCACGTCCGGGCGGCGAACGCGCTGCTGCCGTCGTGGCTCGAACGGGGACGCGGCCGGTTCGTCGCGACGGTGTCCGCGGCCGGGATCCTCACCAGCCTGGGTTCGGCGCCGTATTCGGTGACCAAGCACGGCGCGCTGGCGTTCGCCGAATGGCTCAGCGCCACCTACCGCCACCGCGGCATCGACGTGCACGCGGTATGCCCGCAGGGGGTGCGCACGAACATGCTGGCCAGCACCGGGAAGGGCGGGCAGCTGCTGATGGGCGCGTCGGCGATCGAACCGGAGCAGGTGGTCGACGCGCTGCTCGAAGCCATCGGGGAGAAGCGGTTCCTGGTGCTGCCGCATCCGGAGGTCGCCGATTACTACGCCGCCCGCGCCACCCAGACCGATCGCTGGCTGGGCGGGATGAACAAGCTGCAGCGGAAGGTCGAAGCGCTCGGGGAGTGA
- a CDS encoding acyl-CoA carboxylase subunit beta codes for MSEDWLAEVAELARRRELAHRMGGEAKIARQHAAGRLTVRERIEALADPGSFDEIGVLAGFGQYTEDGELASFTPANFVTGTARLDGRRVALGADDFTVRGGAADAAIIGKQVLAERLANELGLPLVRLIEGTGGGGSVKSLEDFGFTYVPANPGWDLVVDNLSAVPVVSACLGPVAGLGAARAVMSHLCVLVEGAGQLFVAGPPLVRHATGEDLSKEELGGAAVHRRSGAVERIVGSEDEAFAVIKAFLSYLPSNVDSLPPVVPSPDDPARADESLISLVPRDRRKPYRLRPLLDAVFDAGSVFDYACYGGSAYTGLARLDGHPVGVIATDPYRGATLTAEGADAITRLADLCETFHLPLVNLTDQAGMVIGSAGEKRGSIRRGARAITAVYQARVPSAEVIVRRVFGVGGAGITNRHRLVRRWAWPSGDWGSLPVEGGIEAAYRAELEAAENPAELLDEIRARLERVRSPFRTAEKFGVEDIIDPRETRARLCDWVTDAYRVLPKLLGRPSFGVRP; via the coding sequence ATGAGCGAGGACTGGCTGGCCGAGGTCGCCGAACTCGCCCGGCGGCGGGAACTGGCCCACCGCATGGGCGGGGAGGCCAAGATCGCCCGCCAGCACGCGGCCGGGCGGCTCACCGTGCGCGAGCGGATCGAGGCGCTGGCCGATCCGGGCAGCTTCGACGAGATCGGCGTGCTCGCCGGCTTCGGTCAGTACACAGAGGACGGTGAGCTGGCGTCGTTCACCCCGGCCAACTTCGTCACCGGGACCGCGCGCCTGGACGGCAGGCGGGTCGCGCTCGGCGCGGACGACTTCACCGTGCGCGGCGGGGCGGCCGACGCCGCGATCATCGGCAAGCAGGTGCTCGCCGAGCGGCTGGCGAACGAGCTGGGCCTGCCGCTGGTCCGGCTGATCGAGGGCACCGGTGGCGGCGGCAGCGTGAAGTCGCTGGAGGACTTCGGGTTCACCTACGTGCCGGCCAATCCCGGCTGGGATCTGGTGGTGGACAACCTGTCGGCGGTGCCGGTGGTGTCCGCCTGCCTCGGCCCGGTCGCCGGGCTGGGCGCGGCGCGGGCGGTGATGTCGCACCTGTGCGTGCTGGTCGAGGGCGCCGGGCAGCTGTTCGTCGCCGGGCCGCCGCTGGTCCGGCACGCCACCGGGGAAGATCTGTCCAAAGAGGAGCTCGGCGGCGCCGCGGTGCACCGGCGCAGTGGTGCGGTCGAGCGGATCGTGGGCAGCGAGGACGAAGCTTTTGCGGTGATCAAGGCGTTTCTGTCGTATTTGCCGTCCAATGTGGATTCACTGCCGCCGGTGGTGCCGTCGCCGGACGACCCCGCGCGGGCCGACGAGTCGCTGATTTCGCTGGTGCCGCGTGATCGGCGCAAGCCGTACCGGTTGCGGCCGTTGCTGGACGCGGTGTTCGACGCGGGTTCGGTGTTCGACTACGCGTGTTACGGCGGTTCGGCCTACACCGGACTGGCCCGGCTCGACGGCCATCCGGTCGGCGTGATCGCCACCGATCCGTACCGCGGGGCGACGCTGACCGCCGAGGGCGCCGACGCGATCACCCGCCTGGCCGATCTGTGCGAGACCTTCCACCTGCCGCTGGTCAACCTGACCGACCAGGCGGGCATGGTGATCGGCTCGGCGGGGGAGAAGCGCGGCTCGATCCGGCGCGGCGCGCGGGCGATCACCGCCGTGTACCAGGCACGGGTGCCCTCGGCGGAGGTGATCGTGCGGCGGGTGTTCGGCGTCGGCGGCGCCGGGATCACCAACCGGCACCGGCTGGTGAGGCGGTGGGCCTGGCCATCGGGTGACTGGGGTTCGCTGCCGGTCGAGGGCGGGATCGAAGCGGCGTACCGCGCCGAACTGGAAGCGGCGGAGAACCCGGCGGAACTGCTGGACGAAATCCGGGCGCGCCTGGAGCGGGTGCGCTCCCCGTTCCGGACGGCGGAGAAGTTCGGCGTCGAGGACATCATCGATCCCCGGGAAACCCGCGCCCGCCTGTGCGACTGGGTGACCGACGCGTACCGGGTGCTGCCGAAACTGCTGGGCCGCCCTTCGTTCGGCGTGCGCCCATAG
- a CDS encoding bifunctional transcriptional activator/DNA repair enzyme AdaA: MQEVHEDTERCVRAVRSKDARFDGWFFTAVLTTRIYCRPSCPVVPPKAENMRFLPSAAAAQQAGFRACKRCRPDASPGSPRWNERADLVARAMRLIADGVVDRDGVDGLAQRLGYSVRQVQRQLLAELGAGPLALARAQRAQTARLLIETSALPMGEVALAAGFASLRTFNDTVREVFAMSPTELRRRAGTGGPASGSLSLRLPFRAPLHADGLFATLAAEALPGVEEWRDGAYRRTLRLPNGPAIVSLRPMPGHIAAELSLTDLRDLHTAINRCRRLLDLDADPEAVDALLAEDAALAPLIAANPGRRVPRTVDGAEFAIRAFAGEKAAALVAKHGEPVDDPGGGLSLLFPEPAALVDEEPVAGLARALTDGELELGAGSDWTRARQRLAALGPGVDPGMVELIAMRALGDPDAFPRPGGGQRWRPWRAYAAQYLEDGVTEREIA, from the coding sequence GTGCAGGAAGTACACGAGGACACCGAGCGGTGCGTGCGGGCCGTGCGGTCGAAGGACGCCCGGTTCGACGGCTGGTTCTTCACCGCCGTGCTGACCACGCGGATCTACTGCCGCCCCAGCTGCCCGGTGGTGCCGCCCAAGGCGGAGAACATGCGGTTCCTGCCCAGTGCGGCGGCCGCCCAGCAGGCCGGGTTCCGCGCGTGCAAGCGCTGCCGGCCCGACGCGAGTCCCGGGTCGCCGCGCTGGAACGAGCGTGCCGACCTGGTGGCCAGGGCGATGCGCCTGATCGCCGACGGAGTGGTGGACCGCGACGGCGTCGACGGGCTCGCGCAGCGGCTCGGTTACAGCGTCCGCCAGGTACAGCGGCAACTGCTCGCCGAACTCGGCGCCGGGCCGCTGGCGCTGGCCCGAGCACAGCGCGCGCAGACCGCGCGCCTGCTCATCGAGACCAGCGCGCTCCCGATGGGCGAAGTCGCGCTGGCGGCCGGGTTCGCCAGCCTGCGCACGTTCAACGACACCGTGCGCGAGGTCTTCGCGATGTCGCCGACCGAACTCCGCCGCCGCGCGGGAACGGGCGGACCGGCCTCGGGATCGCTTTCGCTGCGCCTGCCGTTCCGCGCCCCGCTCCACGCCGACGGCCTGTTCGCGACGCTCGCCGCCGAGGCGCTGCCGGGCGTCGAGGAGTGGCGTGACGGCGCGTACCGGCGGACGCTGCGGCTGCCGAACGGCCCGGCGATCGTCTCGCTGCGCCCGATGCCGGGCCACATCGCCGCCGAGCTGTCGCTGACCGACCTGCGGGATCTGCACACCGCGATCAACCGCTGCCGCCGCCTGCTCGACCTCGACGCCGATCCGGAGGCGGTCGACGCCCTGCTGGCCGAGGACGCCGCGCTGGCCCCGTTGATCGCCGCGAATCCCGGCCGCCGGGTGCCGCGCACGGTGGACGGCGCGGAGTTCGCCATCCGCGCGTTCGCGGGGGAGAAGGCGGCCGCGCTGGTCGCGAAACACGGTGAGCCCGTCGACGATCCCGGCGGCGGCCTTTCGCTGCTCTTCCCCGAACCGGCCGCGTTGGTAGACGAGGAACCGGTCGCCGGACTGGCGCGCGCCCTCACCGACGGGGAACTCGAACTCGGCGCGGGCAGCGATTGGACGCGGGCCAGGCAACGGCTGGCCGCTCTCGGCCCGGGCGTTGATCCCGGCATGGTGGAGCTGATCGCGATGCGCGCCCTGGGCGATCCGGACGCCTTCCCCCGCCCCGGTGGCGGGCAGCGGTGGCGGCCGTGGCGGGCCTACGCCGCGCAGTACCTCGAAGACGGTGTAACGGAAAGGGAAATCGCATGA
- a CDS encoding methylated-DNA--[protein]-cysteine S-methyltransferase has protein sequence MNRVHTVVDSPVGKLTLVAAGDRLAGVYMEQQRHRPPEETFGARDEMPFAETTRQLEEYFDGERTEFDLPLHFDGTDFQRSVWTELSQIPFGETVSYAELAARIGKPSAVRAVGAANGRNPISIIVPCHRVIGSGGSLTGYGGGLPRKQFLLAFEGVPGQLSLG, from the coding sequence ATGAACAGGGTCCACACGGTGGTGGACAGCCCGGTGGGGAAGCTGACCCTGGTCGCCGCGGGCGACCGGCTGGCCGGTGTCTACATGGAACAACAGCGGCACCGGCCGCCGGAGGAAACCTTCGGCGCGCGCGACGAGATGCCGTTCGCCGAGACCACGCGCCAGCTCGAGGAGTACTTCGACGGCGAGCGCACCGAGTTCGACCTGCCGCTGCACTTCGACGGTACCGACTTCCAGCGTTCGGTGTGGACAGAGCTGTCCCAGATCCCTTTCGGGGAAACGGTTTCCTACGCCGAGCTGGCGGCCAGGATCGGGAAGCCGAGCGCGGTGCGCGCGGTCGGCGCGGCCAACGGGCGCAACCCGATCAGCATCATCGTGCCGTGCCACCGGGTGATCGGCAGCGGCGGCAGCCTCACCGGGTACGGCGGTGGGCTGCCGCGCAAGCAGTTCCTCCTGGCTTTCGAGGGGGTACCCGGTCAGCTTTCGCTGGGATAG